Sequence from the Streptomyces sp. NBC_00440 genome:
GAACAGCGCCTTGCTGATCTGCTGGTTCGACAGACCGTCCCCGACCAGCTGCAGCACCTCCAGCTCCCGGCGGGTGAGCGACTCGCCCGGTGCGCGCATCCGGTCCATCAGCCGGTGCGCGACGGCGGGTGCCAGCGCCGAGCGGCCCGCCGCCGCCGTCCGCACGGCGGCGGCCAGTTCCTCGGGCGGCGCGTCCTTCAGCAGATAGCCGCTGGCACCGGCCTCGACCGCGGCCAGGATGTCCGCGTCCGTGTCGTACGTCGTCAGCACCAGGACCCGGGGTGCCCCTTCGACGGCGGCGATGGCGGCGGTGGCCTCCGCGCCGTGCATACCCGCGCCGAACTGGAGATCCATCAGCACGACGTCGAACTCTCCCGAAGCGGCCAGCTCCACTGCCCGTTCGGCGGTCGACGCCTCCCCGGCCACCCGGAATCCCGGCTCGGTGTCGAGGACGGCGCGCAGCCCGGCCCGTACCACCGGATGGTCGTCGGCGAGCAGCAGCCGGATCGTCATGAGGACACCTCTTCGGACATGGGCACCTCTTCGGAGTCGGGGAGCGGCAGCGTGACCGCGATGGCCGTCCCCTGGCCCGGTGTGGACTCGACGGCGAAGGTGCCGCCCAGTGACTCGACGCGCGAGCGCATGGCGGGCAGCCCGAAACCTCCGTCGCCGGACGCGGTACCGGCGAGCAGCGGATCGAAGCCGGAACCGTCGTCGACCACGTCCAGGGCGACCGCGGTCTCCATGAAGCTCAGGGTGATCTCGGCGCGGGACGCCCCGGCGTGCTGGACGGTGTTGGCGAGCGCCGACTGCGCGATCCTCAGCAGCGCCACCTCGTACGGCGTGGGCAGCGCGACCGGCGTACCGCTGGTGGAGAAGCGGACCCGCGGACCGGGGCCGCCCGTGCAGAGGCGGTCGAGCGCGGCCGCCAGCGAACCGTGCTCCAGCGCGGGCGGCGACAGCGCCCGTACGAAGCGGCGGGCCTCGGCGAGGTTGTCCTGCGCGGCCTGCCTGGCCTGTTCGATGTGGGCGGCGGCCGGCGCGTCGGCGGGCAGGGTGCGCCCGGCGGCCCGCAGCAGCAGCTGGATGGAGGAGAGCCCCTGGGCGAGGGTGTCGTGGATCTCGCGGGCGAGCCGCTCACGCTCGGCGAGCGTGCCCGCGGTCCGCTCGGCGGCGGCGAGTTCGGCCCGGGTCGAGATCAGCTCCTCGATCAGCCGGCGGCGGCTCTCGCTCTCGCGGTAGAGCACCTGGTAGCCGAGGACGGTGGCCACGGCGACCGCCGCTCCGAGGAGCGGGCCGATGAACGCACCCGGGTTCAGCGCCGCCCCGTGCCCCACGTACGCGGCGATGGCCGCGCCCGCCGTGACGACGACCAGGGGCACCGACCAGCGCACCGGCAGGAGATGCAACTGGAGGAAGTACAGCGGGAACGCCACCCACAGCCCCTCCGGGGAGACCACGAGCAGCGCCAGCCACGCGAGACCCAGCACGCCGAGCCAGACGGCGGCGGACCGGCGCGAAGTCCGTACCGAAGGCCAGACCGCACCCGCCGCGTACACCGCGCCCAGCACCACGGCCGCCGCCACCACCGCGGGGGCGTTCGCCGCGTGACCGGTGAGCGCCCGTACCGCGGCCAGCACCAGCAGTCCCGCCATCAGCAGATGGAGGCAGAGCCGCAGGACGAGCAGCGCGGGGGTCAGTGCACGGGGATCCATGATCCTCCCAGCGTAGGCGGATCGTCCCGGAACGCCCTCAATCGAAAGTTTGATTGCCGGCTCCGTCTTTCGATCCGCCCGGAGCCATCCGTGGCGCGATGCCCAAGCACCCCCGGTGCCAGCAGGGTTGGGCACATGTTCGTCGCATGGAGAGATCTGAGATTCGCCAGGGGCCGGTTCGCCCTGATGGGGACGGTCATCGTACTCATCACCCTGCTGGTCGGACTGCTGTCCGGGCTGACCGCCGGGCTGGCCAGGGACAACACATCGGCCGTCACCGGACTGCCCGCCGACCACCTGGCCTTCGCCGCGCCGCCCTCGGGGCAGTCCGCCTCCTTCACCGGGTCGCAGCTGCCGCAGAGCGCCTGGCGGACCTGGGCCGCGCAGCCGGGGGTGAAGAGCGCGCAGCCCGTCGCCATCGGCACCGGCAACGCGGAAGCGGGCAGCCGCACGGCCGCGGTCTCCGAGTTCGCGGTACGGCCCGGCTCCGGTCTGGCGCCCGCGGAGCCCGGGCACTCCGGTGTGGTGCTGTCCAGGGGCGCCGCGCACGACCTGGGCGCGGCGACCGGGGACACCGTCACGCTCTCCGGCAGGAAGTTCACGGTGACGGCGGTCGCCGGGGACGACTCCTACAGCCACACCCCGGTCGCGTGGACCTCGCTCCGCGCGGGCGAGCACGCCAGTGTGGTGGCCCTGACCACCACCGGCGGGGCGGACCTCGGCGCGGGAGACCGGGCGGCCGGTACGAAGACGCTCACCCTGGACGGCTCGCTCAGCGCGCTCCCCTCGTACCAGGCGGAGAACGGATCGCTCCAGCTGATGCGCGGCTTCCTGTTCGTCATCTCGGCCATGGTGATAGGCGCGTTCTTCACGGTATGGACGATCCAGCGCAGCGGTGACATCGCCGTGCTGAAGGCGCTGGGTGCCTCCACTCCGTATCTGCTGCGCGACGCTCTGGGCCAGGCGGTGCTGATGCTGCTGGCCGGGACGCTGCTGGGCACCGCCCTTGCCGCCGGGGTCGGCGCCGTCGTGCCCGGGAGTGTTCCCTTCGTGCTCGACCCGCTGACCTCCGTTCTCCCCGCCGCCGTGATCGTCGTCCTCGGGGTGCTCGGCGCGGCCCTCTCCATCCGGCGGATCACCGCCGTCGACCCGCTGACCGCCCTCGGGAGCGCACGATGACCCTGGCCCTGGACGATGTGACGCTGACCTACCCGGACGGGGACGGCCGGGTGGTCGCGCTGGACACGGTGACGCTCGATGTTCCGGCCGGTTCGCTGACGGCGGTGGTCGGACCGTCCGGATCCGGCAAGTCCAGCCTGCTGGCGGTGGCGGCGACGCTGGTGACCCCGGAGCGGGGCCGGGTGGTCGTCGACGGAACGGACACGGCCTCGCTGAGCCGGGCGGCGAAGGCGGCACTCCGGCGCGAACGGATCGGGATCGTCT
This genomic interval carries:
- a CDS encoding response regulator transcription factor, which gives rise to MTIRLLLADDHPVVRAGLRAVLDTEPGFRVAGEASTAERAVELAASGEFDVVLMDLQFGAGMHGAEATAAIAAVEGAPRVLVLTTYDTDADILAAVEAGASGYLLKDAPPEELAAAVRTAAAGRSALAPAVAHRLMDRMRAPGESLTRRELEVLQLVGDGLSNQQISKALFLSQATVKSHLVHIYAKLGVDSRTSAVATASARRLIRRAGGSAH
- a CDS encoding sensor histidine kinase; its protein translation is MDPRALTPALLVLRLCLHLLMAGLLVLAAVRALTGHAANAPAVVAAAVVLGAVYAAGAVWPSVRTSRRSAAVWLGVLGLAWLALLVVSPEGLWVAFPLYFLQLHLLPVRWSVPLVVVTAGAAIAAYVGHGAALNPGAFIGPLLGAAVAVATVLGYQVLYRESESRRRLIEELISTRAELAAAERTAGTLAERERLAREIHDTLAQGLSSIQLLLRAAGRTLPADAPAAAHIEQARQAAQDNLAEARRFVRALSPPALEHGSLAAALDRLCTGGPGPRVRFSTSGTPVALPTPYEVALLRIAQSALANTVQHAGASRAEITLSFMETAVALDVVDDGSGFDPLLAGTASGDGGFGLPAMRSRVESLGGTFAVESTPGQGTAIAVTLPLPDSEEVPMSEEVSS
- a CDS encoding ABC transporter permease — protein: MFVAWRDLRFARGRFALMGTVIVLITLLVGLLSGLTAGLARDNTSAVTGLPADHLAFAAPPSGQSASFTGSQLPQSAWRTWAAQPGVKSAQPVAIGTGNAEAGSRTAAVSEFAVRPGSGLAPAEPGHSGVVLSRGAAHDLGAATGDTVTLSGRKFTVTAVAGDDSYSHTPVAWTSLRAGEHASVVALTTTGGADLGAGDRAAGTKTLTLDGSLSALPSYQAENGSLQLMRGFLFVISAMVIGAFFTVWTIQRSGDIAVLKALGASTPYLLRDALGQAVLMLLAGTLLGTALAAGVGAVVPGSVPFVLDPLTSVLPAAVIVVLGVLGAALSIRRITAVDPLTALGSAR